In Haloplanus rubicundus, one DNA window encodes the following:
- a CDS encoding DUF7347 domain-containing protein, whose amino-acid sequence MAIPDWTWDDASAPDAPPGQPSSPPADPLAETLSTLSHPLRLEILFALVRSEDALEYSSLRAATAVEDKGRFNYHLRQLRDRFVVRRDDGYAPTPAGRSAVRTLSTDAHLRDD is encoded by the coding sequence ATGGCGATTCCCGACTGGACGTGGGACGACGCATCCGCCCCCGACGCGCCGCCCGGGCAGCCGTCGTCGCCGCCGGCGGACCCGCTCGCCGAGACGCTTTCGACCCTCTCTCACCCCCTCCGCCTCGAAATCCTGTTCGCGCTCGTCCGGTCGGAGGACGCCCTCGAGTACTCGTCGCTCCGCGCGGCCACCGCCGTCGAGGACAAGGGGCGGTTCAACTACCACCTGCGACAGCTCCGGGACCGATTCGTCGTTCGCCGTGACGACGGCTACGCGCCGACGCCCGCCGGCCGGTCGGCCGTCCGGACGCTCTCGACGGACGCTCACCTCCGCGACGACTGA
- the lrp gene encoding HTH-type transcriptional regulator Lrp: MTYENLDAKLINALLGDGRASLRSLAEELDVSVTTVSNHLRDLEEEGVIEGYTPRVNYGALGYDVTAILQLKVEGSALPDITDRLKEQKQMISVYEVTGDYDVIAVGKFIDTDGMNEQIKTLLTDADIRESNTSVVLNAVVENKQFDLDITDE, from the coding sequence ATGACGTACGAAAATCTCGACGCCAAGCTCATCAACGCACTCCTCGGCGACGGACGCGCCAGCCTTCGCAGCCTCGCCGAAGAACTCGACGTCTCCGTCACCACCGTCTCGAACCACCTTCGCGACTTGGAGGAGGAGGGCGTCATCGAGGGGTACACCCCGCGTGTCAACTACGGCGCCCTCGGCTACGACGTGACCGCCATCCTCCAGTTGAAGGTGGAGGGGAGCGCCCTGCCCGACATCACCGACCGCCTCAAAGAGCAGAAACAGATGATCAGCGTCTACGAAGTCACCGGCGACTACGACGTCATCGCCGTCGGCAAGTTCATCGACACCGACGGCATGAACGAGCAGATCAAGACCCTGCTGACCGACGCCGACATCCGCGAGTCCAACACGAGCGTCGTCCTCAACGCCGTCGTCGAGAACAAGCAGTTCGACCTCGACATCACCGACGAGTAA
- the glnA gene encoding type I glutamate--ammonia ligase, producing the protein MTDENTATDGGLTATEQDVIDEIDEKNVDFLRLQFTDILGTVKNVSVPATQAEKAFTEGIYFDGSSIDGFVRIQESDMRLDPDPETFAVLPWRNGDSDGGAAARLICDVVDTSTGEPFSGDPRGVLKNAIERAEEMGYNVNMAPEPEFFLFEEDEDGRATTKTNDAGGYFDLAPKDLASDVRRDIIYGLESMGFDIEASHHEVAEGQHEINFTYDDALSTADNVATFRSVVRAIAAEHDLHATFMPKPIARINGSGMHTHMSLFTEDGENAFHDEDDEFNLSDTAKSYLAGILEHAPAITAIADPTVNSYKRLVPGYEAPVYVAWSDRNRSALVRKPAARVPAASRIELRSPDPSCNPYLAFAAMIHAGLDGIENDLDCPDPVRENIYEFDEEKREEYGITTLPSNLGEAVEAFEEDEVIKNAMGDHVAEKFVEAKSQEFGEYIVEVSDWELDRYLEKF; encoded by the coding sequence ATGACGGACGAAAATACGGCGACTGACGGCGGTTTGACGGCGACAGAACAGGACGTGATCGACGAAATCGACGAGAAGAACGTCGACTTCCTCCGGCTCCAGTTCACCGACATTCTCGGGACGGTCAAGAACGTCTCGGTGCCGGCGACGCAGGCGGAGAAAGCGTTCACCGAGGGCATCTACTTCGACGGCTCCTCCATCGACGGCTTCGTCCGGATTCAGGAGTCCGACATGCGTCTCGATCCCGATCCGGAGACGTTCGCGGTCCTCCCGTGGCGGAACGGCGACTCCGACGGCGGCGCGGCGGCGCGACTCATCTGTGACGTCGTCGATACGTCGACCGGCGAGCCGTTCTCGGGCGACCCGCGTGGCGTCCTGAAAAACGCCATCGAGCGCGCCGAAGAGATGGGCTACAACGTCAACATGGCCCCCGAGCCAGAGTTCTTCCTGTTCGAGGAGGACGAGGACGGGCGCGCGACGACGAAGACGAACGACGCCGGCGGTTACTTCGACCTCGCACCCAAGGACCTCGCCTCGGACGTGCGCCGTGACATCATCTACGGCCTCGAGAGCATGGGCTTCGACATCGAGGCCTCCCACCACGAGGTGGCCGAGGGGCAACACGAGATCAACTTCACGTACGACGACGCCCTCTCGACGGCGGACAACGTCGCCACCTTCCGCTCGGTCGTGCGCGCCATCGCGGCGGAACACGACCTCCACGCGACGTTCATGCCCAAGCCCATCGCCCGGATCAACGGCTCGGGGATGCACACCCACATGTCGCTGTTCACCGAGGACGGCGAGAACGCCTTCCACGACGAGGACGACGAGTTCAACCTGAGCGACACGGCCAAGAGCTACCTCGCGGGCATCCTCGAACACGCGCCGGCCATCACGGCCATCGCCGACCCGACCGTGAACAGCTACAAGCGGCTGGTGCCCGGCTACGAGGCGCCGGTGTACGTCGCCTGGTCCGACCGCAACCGCTCGGCGCTCGTCCGCAAGCCCGCCGCGCGCGTCCCCGCGGCCTCCCGGATCGAGCTTCGGTCGCCCGACCCGTCGTGTAACCCCTACCTCGCCTTCGCGGCCATGATCCACGCGGGTCTCGACGGCATCGAGAACGACCTCGACTGCCCCGACCCGGTCCGCGAGAACATCTACGAGTTCGACGAGGAGAAACGCGAGGAGTACGGCATCACGACGCTCCCGTCGAACCTCGGCGAGGCCGTCGAGGCCTTCGAGGAAGACGAGGTCATCAAGAACGCGATGGGCGACCACGTCGCCGAGAAGTTCGTCGAGGCCAAGTCCCAGGAGTTCGGCGAGTACATCGTCGAAGTCTCCGACTGGGAGCTCGACCGCTACCTCGAGAAGTTCTGA
- a CDS encoding phosphatase PAP2 family protein, which produces MLRVARPVADRGVGEASVVEALPDAVVALSHLLTHLGDPVTLLLLVTAGYLLADHLDVPSTRMATALALALGALALTLALKHGFALPRPPDAGTDGFGFPSGHAIGATVVYGGLARLVAPDDRRATGVAAALVVLVAASRVLIGVHYLVDVIVGVAVGVGYLAVAFRLGPGWGAEDVSTAAAARTFALAVGLGLVAVGVTVVVDTVVAVAAAAGGWIGWRVVAERVTETAGTTRQLVASVVVLPAVGFVATLVAEGDVSLAVAAVLAGSVVALVVVAPGLWVRGARTRPP; this is translated from the coding sequence ATGCTCCGCGTCGCCCGTCCGGTCGCCGACCGCGGCGTCGGCGAAGCGAGCGTCGTCGAGGCGCTCCCGGACGCGGTCGTCGCCCTCTCTCACCTGCTCACCCATCTCGGCGACCCGGTGACGCTCCTGTTGCTCGTGACCGCCGGCTACCTCCTCGCGGACCACCTCGACGTCCCGTCGACGCGGATGGCCACGGCCCTCGCACTCGCTCTCGGGGCGCTCGCGCTGACGCTCGCGCTCAAGCACGGCTTCGCGCTCCCGCGTCCCCCCGACGCCGGGACGGACGGCTTCGGCTTCCCCAGCGGCCACGCCATCGGCGCGACGGTGGTGTACGGCGGCCTCGCCCGACTGGTCGCCCCCGACGACCGGCGCGCGACGGGCGTCGCCGCCGCCCTCGTCGTCCTCGTCGCCGCCTCGCGGGTGCTCATCGGCGTCCACTACCTCGTCGACGTGATCGTCGGCGTCGCCGTCGGCGTCGGCTACCTCGCCGTCGCCTTCCGACTCGGTCCCGGGTGGGGGGCCGAGGACGTATCCACCGCCGCCGCGGCTCGGACGTTCGCCCTCGCCGTCGGCCTCGGTCTCGTGGCGGTGGGCGTGACGGTCGTCGTCGACACCGTCGTCGCCGTGGCCGCGGCCGCGGGCGGCTGGATCGGCTGGCGCGTCGTCGCGGAGCGCGTGACCGAAACCGCCGGCACGACCCGACAGCTCGTCGCGTCCGTGGTCGTCCTCCCGGCCGTCGGCTTCGTCGCGACCCTCGTCGCCGAGGGCGACGTCTCGCTCGCCGTCGCCGCCGTCCTCGCCGGGAGCGTCGTCGCGCTGGTCGTCGTCGCGCCCGGCCTGTGGGTGCGCGGCGCGCGGACCCGTCCGCCGTAG
- a CDS encoding YihY/virulence factor BrkB family protein: protein MSARSRLALVRTVVREVQARDATLLAASIAYYAFVSLLPLLVLTTVVATVLGGTGLRTAVLGLADRYLLPVGQDLVGEALANTTGRGGVTFVGLLLLLWSSLKLFRGIDTAFARIYGTPARDFLGSLRIGATVLAAVGVGSFGGVVLVGVVALLRTPVALLAPLAFFVVLVAALFPVYYLTPTADLAPREALPGTLFCAGGWTIFGTAFALYAAIATTSGRFALYGALGAILLLVTWFYLAGLVLLVGATINAVRADRLTDSDRQVQHPPDRDDVTTAMTGDDKDPSPAPDIEDLADRVDEVREDLDAFEADVEDRTVDRPALESELKAYVRRRMRRGHARGWGPYLVLLYGTVMTLGAFYLLSDLVALVAMIVIFLSTLGLYVLFVIFGAGLSLLGKPGQALDSLRRFRR, encoded by the coding sequence GTGTCCGCTCGATCACGGCTCGCCCTCGTTCGGACCGTCGTCCGCGAGGTCCAGGCGCGGGACGCCACCCTCTTGGCCGCCAGCATCGCCTACTACGCCTTCGTCTCCCTGTTGCCCCTGCTCGTCCTGACGACCGTCGTCGCCACGGTCCTGGGCGGGACGGGGCTTCGGACGGCCGTCCTCGGCCTCGCCGATCGGTATCTCCTCCCCGTCGGGCAGGATCTCGTCGGCGAGGCGCTGGCGAACACCACGGGGCGGGGCGGCGTCACGTTCGTCGGCTTGCTCCTCCTCCTCTGGAGTTCGCTCAAGCTCTTCCGCGGCATCGACACCGCCTTCGCCCGGATCTACGGCACCCCCGCCCGCGACTTCCTCGGGAGCCTCCGGATCGGCGCGACGGTGCTCGCCGCCGTCGGCGTCGGCTCCTTCGGCGGCGTCGTCCTCGTCGGCGTCGTCGCCCTCCTCCGGACACCCGTCGCCCTCCTCGCCCCGCTGGCCTTCTTCGTCGTCCTCGTCGCCGCGCTCTTTCCGGTCTACTACCTGACGCCCACGGCCGATCTGGCGCCGCGCGAGGCGCTCCCAGGAACGCTGTTCTGTGCCGGCGGGTGGACGATCTTCGGGACGGCCTTCGCCCTCTATGCCGCCATCGCGACGACGAGCGGCCGGTTCGCGCTCTACGGCGCCCTCGGCGCGATCTTGCTGCTCGTGACGTGGTTCTACCTCGCCGGCCTCGTCCTCCTCGTCGGCGCGACGATCAACGCCGTCCGGGCCGACCGGCTCACCGACTCGGATCGGCAGGTACAACACCCGCCGGACCGAGACGACGTGACGACGGCAATGACCGGCGACGACAAGGATCCATCCCCGGCACCGGACATCGAGGACCTCGCCGACCGAGTCGACGAGGTTCGCGAGGATCTGGACGCCTTCGAGGCCGACGTGGAGGACCGAACGGTCGACCGGCCGGCGCTGGAGTCGGAACTCAAGGCGTACGTCCGCCGGCGGATGCGTCGCGGCCACGCCCGCGGCTGGGGTCCCTATCTCGTCCTCCTCTACGGGACGGTCATGACCCTCGGCGCCTTCTACCTGCTCTCCGATCTCGTCGCCCTCGTCGCCATGATCGTGATCTTCCTCTCGACGCTCGGGCTGTACGTCCTCTTCGTCATCTTCGGGGCGGGGCTCTCCCTGCTCGGCAAACCGGGGCAGGCCCTCGACTCGCTCCGCCGGTTCCGGCGCTGA
- a CDS encoding site-2 protease family protein, producing MDEPTVSGDLPDPESLTDAFLVYEVEAAEEGVRYYGELTEAREAVLRTLAPAFRERGYRVTLTREMGEYVLVATERSTGVDGVPWTHVALFGATLVTTLYAGSQWYGIDLRADPLAVVGAWPFALSVLGVLAVHELGHYVLSRHHEVEASLPYFIPIPSVLGTLGAVIRMNDTIPSRRALFDIGVAGPLAGLGATVVVTAVGVSLPPVASGSTLVADLQLGYPLLVQGIAALLGEPLSYGAGRTVNPVVVGGWVGAFVTFLNLLPVGQLDGAHVTRALVGERLDSIQRVIPLALFGLAGYLVVVEGGRGAQIWAFWGVLTLLFSRAGSATPMDETPVGPKRRVVGALTLVLGVLCFTPVPIAFAG from the coding sequence ATGGACGAACCCACGGTTTCGGGCGATCTCCCCGACCCGGAGTCGCTCACGGACGCGTTTCTCGTATACGAGGTGGAGGCGGCCGAGGAGGGGGTTCGATACTACGGCGAACTCACCGAGGCGAGGGAGGCCGTCCTGCGGACGCTCGCCCCGGCGTTTCGCGAGCGGGGCTACCGCGTGACCCTCACCCGGGAGATGGGGGAGTACGTCCTCGTCGCGACGGAGCGGTCGACGGGGGTCGACGGCGTGCCGTGGACCCACGTCGCGCTGTTCGGGGCGACGCTCGTGACGACGCTCTATGCCGGCTCGCAGTGGTACGGCATCGACCTGCGCGCCGATCCGCTCGCCGTCGTCGGGGCGTGGCCCTTCGCCCTGTCGGTCCTGGGCGTCCTCGCGGTCCACGAACTCGGCCACTACGTTCTCAGCCGCCACCACGAGGTGGAGGCGTCGCTGCCCTACTTCATCCCGATTCCGAGCGTCCTCGGCACGCTCGGGGCGGTGATCCGCATGAACGACACCATTCCGAGCCGTCGCGCCCTGTTCGACATCGGCGTCGCCGGCCCCCTCGCCGGGCTGGGCGCGACCGTCGTCGTCACCGCAGTGGGCGTCTCGCTCCCGCCCGTCGCGTCGGGGTCGACGCTCGTTGCCGACCTTCAACTGGGCTACCCGCTCCTGGTGCAGGGCATCGCTGCCCTCCTGGGCGAGCCGTTGAGCTACGGGGCCGGACGGACGGTCAACCCGGTGGTCGTCGGCGGGTGGGTCGGCGCGTTCGTCACGTTCCTCAACCTGCTTCCGGTCGGCCAGCTCGACGGCGCCCACGTGACGCGGGCGCTCGTGGGGGAGCGCCTCGACTCGATCCAGCGGGTGATCCCACTCGCGCTGTTCGGGCTCGCGGGCTATCTCGTGGTGGTCGAGGGCGGCCGGGGCGCACAGATCTGGGCGTTCTGGGGCGTGCTGACCCTCCTGTTTTCCCGCGCCGGGAGCGCGACGCCCATGGACGAGACGCCGGTGGGCCCGAAACGGCGGGTTGTCGGCGCTCTGACGCTCGTGCTCGGGGTGCTGTGTTTCACGCCGGTCCCCATCGCGTTCGCGGGGTGA
- a CDS encoding class I SAM-dependent methyltransferase: MSVQAEFDRWASEGKDRGMEERHWHTAKEALARMPAEAGETVLDLGTGSGYALRALRETRDVGRSVGLDASGEMVRNARSYTDDDLLDFLRGDFGHLPFRDGSVDHVWSMEAFYYAQDPDAVLRELRRILRPGGTFFCAVNFFAESVHTHEWQETVGVEMQLWDRERYREAFRDAGFHVAEQDTIPDREIDIPPADAFPTEDWDSREEMVDRYRTWGTLLTVGVAP, encoded by the coding sequence ATGAGCGTGCAAGCCGAGTTCGACCGGTGGGCGAGCGAGGGGAAGGATCGGGGGATGGAGGAGCGACACTGGCACACGGCGAAGGAGGCCCTCGCCCGGATGCCCGCCGAAGCCGGCGAGACGGTGCTCGACCTGGGCACCGGCTCCGGCTACGCCCTGCGGGCGCTCCGCGAGACGCGCGACGTCGGTCGGAGCGTCGGCCTCGACGCCTCCGGCGAGATGGTGCGGAACGCACGGAGCTACACCGACGACGACCTGCTCGATTTCCTCCGCGGCGACTTCGGCCACCTCCCCTTCCGTGATGGGAGCGTCGATCACGTCTGGTCGATGGAGGCCTTTTACTACGCCCAAGACCCCGACGCCGTCCTCCGGGAACTCCGCCGAATCCTGCGCCCCGGCGGCACGTTCTTCTGTGCGGTCAACTTCTTCGCGGAGAGCGTCCACACCCACGAGTGGCAGGAGACGGTGGGCGTCGAGATGCAGCTGTGGGACCGCGAGCGCTATCGCGAGGCCTTCCGCGACGCCGGCTTCCACGTCGCCGAACAGGACACCATTCCGGACCGCGAAATCGACATTCCGCCCGCCGACGCGTTCCCGACCGAGGACTGGGACTCCCGCGAGGAGATGGTGGATCGCTACCGGACGTGGGGGACGCTCCTGACCGTCGGCGTCGCGCCGTAG
- a CDS encoding amino acid permease: MVEHRRTLDFKIAFAIGLGTMIAAGIFSLSGTAVAAIGSSAVVAFVLAAVVAGLTAASYSEFASIYAENGGGYLFSTRTFEHETLVYAVGAMLFLGYTGTTAFYLATMDEWFVRFILPDSLHFLPHGTTGVVAAVLLGTLNARGTEESGTFQLLVTGAKVAVLVAFVAGAFTFRGPTVAVDTFTTRFTADAVGIVTIAALAFITFFGFSAIAASAGEIIEPRKTVPRAIAASIVTVTVLYAFVIVAMVNSPVPAEVIAQEGETAMGRVAAGFLGPLGRSLIVAGAVFSMVSASNASVLAASGIGSLMGRQGQAPRPFARIHTRYGTPFWSVMATTATIVAMIVVFIGLFPAEGGIVPVDLTVTLPAVGPLTLTELGLTTLTGFATLNLLLPLSVVNAALVYSRRRFPDLERGFRVPGVPAVPVLGILANVALIYNLPVKGVIVGLLLVVGMLAAYLVWGGAPGVEELFEQVVAPSRPTAAGETTAAAGAEAEETAGERHRILVAVARPERAPQYTQLAATLGRLRSDDPLVQVVTVTHIPDQTPWEIVEDTARRRTERIESQLADADIDVDYTVEGHICQDVAFDIVQTARDDGADLILMGYPEEHTRIAEQVEYSAPCGVLFASGVSDPDIGVVNIGAGGGPHHLDLLSLIERMGQEGTELHVINVTPEGGQGRPENAETTISRLADAPTVEVQNVAAASVAEGLVRTAAENGGILVIGATRTRRLRRWVFGSTPDRVIELAKGADLPVLVYASPRGVHGPIEDYVYPVYRALTGRRRGPVDESESSSSAENRSH; this comes from the coding sequence ATGGTCGAGCACAGACGCACGCTGGATTTCAAGATCGCCTTCGCGATCGGGCTGGGCACCATGATCGCGGCGGGCATCTTCTCGCTGTCGGGCACCGCCGTCGCCGCCATCGGCAGTAGCGCCGTCGTCGCCTTCGTCCTCGCGGCGGTCGTCGCCGGCCTCACCGCCGCCTCCTACTCCGAGTTCGCCTCCATCTACGCCGAGAACGGCGGCGGCTACCTCTTCTCGACGCGCACCTTCGAACACGAGACGCTCGTCTACGCCGTCGGCGCCATGCTCTTTCTGGGCTACACCGGCACCACCGCCTTCTATCTCGCGACGATGGACGAGTGGTTCGTCCGCTTCATCCTCCCCGACTCCCTGCACTTCCTCCCGCACGGGACGACCGGCGTCGTCGCGGCCGTCCTGTTGGGCACGCTCAACGCCCGGGGCACCGAGGAGAGCGGCACCTTCCAACTGCTCGTCACCGGCGCGAAGGTGGCCGTCCTCGTCGCCTTCGTCGCCGGCGCGTTCACGTTTCGCGGACCGACCGTGGCCGTCGACACCTTCACCACCCGCTTCACCGCCGACGCCGTCGGCATCGTCACCATCGCCGCCCTCGCCTTCATCACCTTCTTCGGCTTCTCCGCCATCGCCGCCAGCGCGGGCGAGATCATCGAACCCCGCAAGACCGTGCCGCGGGCCATCGCCGCCAGCATCGTCACCGTCACCGTCCTCTACGCGTTCGTCATCGTCGCGATGGTCAACTCGCCCGTCCCGGCCGAAGTGATCGCTCAGGAGGGCGAGACGGCGATGGGCCGCGTCGCCGCCGGCTTCCTCGGTCCGCTCGGCCGGTCGCTAATCGTCGCCGGCGCGGTGTTCAGCATGGTCAGCGCCTCCAACGCCAGCGTCCTCGCCGCCAGCGGTATCGGCTCCCTGATGGGCCGGCAGGGACAGGCGCCGCGTCCCTTCGCCCGCATCCACACCCGCTACGGCACTCCCTTCTGGAGCGTGATGGCGACGACGGCCACCATCGTCGCCATGATCGTCGTCTTCATCGGGCTGTTCCCGGCTGAGGGCGGCATCGTGCCGGTCGACCTCACCGTCACCCTGCCTGCCGTCGGCCCACTCACCCTGACCGAACTCGGTCTCACGACGCTCACCGGCTTCGCGACGCTCAACCTCCTGCTTCCCCTCTCGGTCGTCAACGCCGCGCTCGTCTACTCCCGACGGCGCTTCCCCGACCTCGAACGCGGCTTCCGCGTCCCCGGCGTTCCGGCCGTCCCCGTCCTCGGCATCCTCGCCAACGTCGCGCTCATCTACAATCTCCCGGTCAAGGGCGTGATCGTCGGTCTCCTCCTCGTGGTCGGGATGCTCGCCGCGTACCTCGTCTGGGGCGGCGCGCCCGGCGTCGAGGAGCTGTTCGAGCAGGTGGTGGCCCCGTCTAGGCCGACGGCGGCCGGCGAGACGACGGCAGCCGCCGGGGCGGAAGCGGAAGAAACGGCGGGCGAGCGCCACCGCATCCTCGTCGCCGTCGCGCGTCCGGAGCGGGCGCCCCAGTACACCCAGCTTGCCGCGACGCTCGGCCGCCTCCGCAGCGACGACCCGCTCGTGCAGGTGGTCACCGTCACCCACATCCCCGACCAGACGCCGTGGGAAATCGTTGAGGACACCGCCAGACGGCGGACCGAGCGCATCGAGTCGCAACTCGCGGACGCGGATATCGACGTCGACTACACCGTCGAGGGGCACATCTGTCAGGACGTCGCCTTCGACATCGTCCAGACCGCTCGCGACGACGGGGCCGACCTGATTCTCATGGGCTACCCCGAGGAACACACCCGGATCGCGGAGCAGGTGGAGTACTCCGCGCCCTGCGGCGTCCTCTTTGCCAGCGGCGTCTCCGATCCGGACATCGGCGTCGTCAACATCGGCGCCGGCGGCGGCCCGCACCACCTCGATCTCCTCTCGCTGATCGAACGAATGGGACAGGAGGGGACCGAACTCCACGTCATCAACGTCACGCCGGAGGGTGGACAGGGACGCCCGGAGAACGCCGAGACGACCATCTCGCGACTCGCCGATGCGCCGACCGTCGAGGTTCAGAACGTCGCCGCCGCCTCCGTCGCGGAAGGCCTCGTCCGGACTGCAGCGGAGAACGGTGGCATCCTCGTCATCGGCGCCACCCGCACCCGGCGACTCCGGCGGTGGGTGTTCGGGAGCACGCCGGACCGCGTCATCGAACTCGCGAAAGGCGCGGACCTGCCCGTCCTCGTCTACGCGAGTCCGCGCGGCGTCCACGGCCCCATCGAGGACTACGTCTACCCCGTCTACCGCGCCCTGACCGGGCGGCGGCGCGGCCCCGTCGACGAATCCGAATCGTCGTCATCGGCCGAGAACCGGTCGCACTGA
- a CDS encoding tRNA (guanine(26)-N(2))-dimethyltransferase, whose product MRVTEGSIEFAVEDARDGASQGRGEGVFYNPTQELNRDVTVAVLRAYREREPRAETYLDAMTASGVRACRAASEGWDVTALDTDPDAVSLARENADRNGLAVDVIERDANVHMHDSTTDVIDLDPFGTPIPFADAAFANARDLVCVTATDTAPLCGAHFESGVRSYGAVARNTDYHPEMGLRVLLSALVRTAARYDTAARPICSHVSRHYARTYLELDGRATEADACLDELGYVHHCEDCLTREAEWGLIAHPPDDCPACGGNRVVTAGPLWLGAIRDREFVAAVREGVDDGMGEAARARRMLDRLATELDEPTHYDQHRLCKEWTRSAPAMDEFLADLRAAGFEASRAHYHGTAFKTDASVEEIRDATA is encoded by the coding sequence ATGCGCGTCACCGAGGGGAGCATCGAGTTCGCAGTCGAGGACGCCCGCGACGGCGCGAGCCAGGGCCGTGGCGAGGGCGTCTTCTACAACCCCACGCAGGAACTGAACCGCGACGTGACGGTCGCTGTCCTTCGCGCCTATCGGGAGCGCGAACCCCGCGCCGAGACGTATCTGGACGCCATGACCGCCAGCGGCGTCCGCGCCTGTCGCGCCGCGAGCGAGGGCTGGGACGTGACCGCTCTCGACACCGACCCCGACGCCGTCTCGCTCGCCCGCGAGAACGCCGACCGCAACGGACTGGCCGTCGACGTGATCGAACGCGACGCCAACGTCCATATGCACGACTCGACGACCGACGTGATCGACCTCGACCCCTTCGGTACCCCCATCCCGTTCGCCGACGCCGCCTTCGCCAACGCCCGCGATCTCGTCTGTGTCACCGCCACCGACACCGCGCCGCTCTGTGGCGCCCACTTCGAGAGCGGCGTCCGCTCTTACGGCGCCGTCGCCCGGAACACCGACTACCACCCCGAGATGGGGCTTCGGGTCCTGCTCTCGGCCCTCGTCCGCACCGCCGCCCGCTACGACACCGCCGCCCGCCCCATCTGCTCGCACGTCTCCCGCCACTACGCCCGCACCTACCTCGAACTCGACGGCCGGGCGACCGAAGCCGACGCGTGTCTCGACGAACTCGGCTACGTCCACCACTGCGAGGACTGTCTCACCCGGGAGGCGGAGTGGGGGCTGATCGCCCACCCACCTGACGACTGTCCTGCCTGCGGAGGAAATCGCGTCGTCACCGCCGGTCCCCTCTGGCTGGGGGCGATCCGCGACCGCGAGTTCGTCGCCGCCGTCCGCGAGGGCGTCGACGACGGGATGGGCGAGGCGGCCCGCGCCCGCCGGATGCTCGACCGACTGGCGACGGAACTCGACGAACCCACTCACTACGACCAGCACCGCCTCTGCAAGGAGTGGACCCGGTCCGCGCCCGCGATGGACGAGTTCCTCGCGGACCTGCGGGCGGCCGGGTTCGAGGCCTCCCGCGCCCACTACCACGGGACGGCGTTCAAGACGGACGCGTCGGTCGAGGAGATTCGGGACGCGACGGCGTGA
- a CDS encoding acyl-CoA dehydrogenase family protein, whose amino-acid sequence MLDYVDLEADLGEEERLIRDTARRFVDEQVRPDIGDHFLDGTFPTDLIPEMGELGFYGSNLDGYGLPNVSERAYGLLMQELEAGDSGVRSMASVQGALVMYPIHRFGTEGQKERWLPELATGAAVGCFGLTEPEHGSDPSSMATRAERDGDGYRLTGSKTWITSAPIADVAVVWARDRSDPDDPVRGFLVETERDGVRTPKIDEKLSLRASITGEISLSDAWVPGENVLDVTGVKGPLSCLTQARYGIAWGAVGAARDCFETAREYATEREQFGRPIGGFQLQQEKLAELATRVTTGQLLAHRLADLKERGELRPQQVSMAKRNNVRMAREGSRVAREILGGNGITADYPPMRHLANMETVYTYEGTHDIHSLILGEDLTGLSAFE is encoded by the coding sequence ATGCTCGACTACGTCGACCTCGAAGCCGACCTCGGCGAGGAGGAGCGGCTGATCCGCGACACCGCCCGTCGGTTCGTCGACGAGCAGGTGCGCCCGGACATCGGCGATCACTTCCTCGACGGCACCTTCCCGACCGACCTGATCCCGGAGATGGGCGAACTGGGCTTCTACGGATCGAATCTCGACGGCTACGGCCTGCCGAACGTGAGCGAGCGGGCGTACGGCCTCCTGATGCAGGAACTGGAGGCCGGCGACTCGGGCGTGCGGTCGATGGCGAGCGTGCAGGGGGCGTTAGTGATGTACCCCATCCACCGATTCGGCACCGAGGGGCAGAAAGAGCGGTGGCTCCCCGAGTTGGCGACGGGTGCGGCCGTCGGCTGTTTCGGCCTCACGGAACCGGAACACGGCTCGGACCCCTCGTCGATGGCGACGCGGGCGGAGCGCGACGGCGACGGCTACCGGCTCACGGGGTCGAAGACGTGGATCACGAGCGCGCCCATCGCGGACGTGGCGGTGGTGTGGGCGCGGGACCGGAGCGACCCCGACGACCCGGTCCGGGGCTTCCTCGTCGAAACAGAGCGCGACGGCGTGCGGACGCCGAAAATCGACGAGAAACTCTCCCTCCGCGCGTCGATCACGGGCGAGATCAGCCTCTCGGACGCGTGGGTGCCCGGGGAGAACGTCCTCGACGTGACGGGGGTGAAGGGGCCGCTCTCCTGTCTCACGCAGGCGCGCTACGGCATCGCGTGGGGGGCCGTCGGCGCCGCGCGCGACTGCTTCGAGACGGCCCGGGAGTACGCGACGGAACGGGAGCAGTTCGGCAGGCCCATCGGGGGCTTCCAGCTCCAGCAGGAGAAGCTCGCGGAGCTGGCGACGCGGGTGACGACCGGCCAACTGCTGGCCCACCGCCTCGCGGACCTGAAAGAGCGGGGTGAGCTGCGCCCCCAGCAGGTGTCGATGGCCAAGCGCAACAACGTCCGGATGGCCCGTGAGGGGTCGCGGGTGGCCCGCGAAATCCTCGGCGGCAACGGCATCACGGCCGACTATCCGCCGATGCGCCACCTCGCCAACATGGAGACGGTCTACACCTACGAGGGGACCCACGACATCCACTCGCTGATCCTCGGCGAGGATCTGACGGGGCTGTCGGCGTTCGAGTAA